The Ictalurus punctatus breed USDA103 chromosome 17, Coco_2.0, whole genome shotgun sequence sequence AAGTCATGCCAAATTTGCATTTGTGTCTTATGCAACACCCAGGGGCTTTTTAAACAGTGAAGACTAAGCTTAAAGGGTTCTTAACAGAGCTTATCTGGAGCTGAAACACAATCTATGCAGAAAAACAGCATTACCTAGCAGAAATGCTACCAAGTCAAAGCAATTGAGTAAGACCCCACCCATCATCTGCAAGTCATGCTGGATTAAAGCAATGAGTAAGCACCATGTGAACACACTGAAATTACATGTGAAGGATCACTAGAGTAAGTGTTACTCCAGTGATCACAACACAGAACCCATCATAGATGGATATGCTAGACACAGCTTGTGCACAAGACATTTGAGCCAAACAGTCAGTTTGAAAGtaaaaaatgctttattctCCATAACTTTAAGCAAACTGAGGTGAGGAGCTTTGGGTAAAGATCACTCCTCCACTAGACACTATTCCTGAGGTGTGAGCAGAGCCTTCTGCAGCATCTCTTCCTaaggagggaaaaagaaaatccaTAAGCCAGTCAAATGAAGAACAAGCAGTATTAAGGTGGTCTACCTACTTCTTCTGGCACATGTGGGTTCACAAGAGTCTTGTGCAGTTGGAAGACATACAGCTGTACTGCAGTGGATGTAGAGCTGAGGAAAGACAAATTAAGCAGTCAAACCCATTTCATTTACAGGAGCATGTGCAAGAGCATAAAGAGAACTCAAGCCTTTACCATCTCATGCATTGGAGCCATAGAGTCTGGATCCACAAATGtgaacatcttcaggacaaagCGTCTGTAATGGGTGGGGTAGGCAAGTCCAGACATCCCAATAACTGGGATCAGCTTGGTCAAATAGCGGTCATCTTTGTATGGACACCTTTGGATTACACAAGgtcatcacttcctgttcaaTACAGTCACTAATCTACACAAGCAGAAGACCTGTGAAGAGCTTACCCATTCACCAGAAGGTCCCACTGGGGAAGGCTGTAGGGGTTAGGGGAAGCAGTCGCCCAGCAGCCTCCCAAAACCAGGACAATATTTGGATCAGTTCTTCTCACAATGTGCACTTCAACATACACTGGTTCCCTCAGAACCTTAGTCACAGGGTAGTCAGCAGCACTGTAGTACGAGGTATAGGCTACTTCATCTGTTGGGTGGCAGAGGGGGGAAATCAAATCCTGTTCAAACCACTGACAAGTCAGACTACATGCTAATATCCAGACAAGTTTCTCACCTTCTGCACACCCCTTTGCAACACAGCGACCATTTCCTAGTCTTAGTTCTACTTGGAGTGGTCCAGAAGCAACAATGGAGGGAGGATCAGCATTGGCTGAAGGGTCAATAGCCAGAGTGGCCAAGCTAACACCTGAATATTTACACTGGAAGTAAAGCCTACAAAGGAAACGATAGATCAGTAAAAGCCTTAAAGAAACCCCTGCCACGAGTTTTAGTCATCTTACTCATAGTGAGTGTCTCTGGTGATTGCTCCTCGGGGTCCAACCCCAACCTCATAGGAAGAGAGCATCCTGTTTTCATAGACCACATAGCCACCTTGTACCTGGACAGAGGTGAATAGCAGAGCTCACACTTTCTATACATCTTAAAATTGAACACCATCTATTTGGGAACAATTAAACACAAACCATCATGGTCGTCCCACAAGCAGTTACAGGAAACTGGTATATAGCAAAGGCTGTATTCGAGTCAACAGGACTACAGGGTCCAGTGTTTCCTCCCAACATGCTGATGGACTCCAGGCTTATCCTGGGAACTGTTGCATCTCTGGCCACCACCAGCACAAACTGGCCATCAAGGGTACACTGGACAGTCACTGACGATACCAAAGAGAAAAGGAGTCAGTTAATCATTTTTACCAAGAATCAGAAGTCAGATAGAACTCCAATCTTACCCATCTTCCCATAATAGCACTGTTGGCCATCAAAACAGCAGTTTATAGTGGTGCACTGATCACTGTTGATGCCAGGTTCTCCACAAGGAACCCTTTCATAGTCTTGCACTTGGCATTTCACAACCTGGCCAGGCATCTGTGGCTGCAAAGTAGGCTTCCCAGGAAGCTGAGGAGCTTGAGGTGGCATTTTCACAACTTGCGGAGATGCAGGTGTACTGCTCACATAGTTGAAGACCAGAAAAAGCCCCACAAGTGCTAAACTTACCCTTGTAGTTGCCATTGCTCCCAAACGGCACACACCAATATTGAGACAGTCAGCAACAGTGGCCTTTTATTGTGTCTTTCCTCCTAATTGTATCTGGAGTCTCCTCCTACTCAACTAGTCATTAACAGTGTTCCAGCCGTGTCTCAGCATTAACTGCTTAAATCACTGCGTTCATGTTAATGGCGGTCATTTTGAGAGGTGTTTGAAATAGATATTTGTTCAGTTACTTGTCACGTTAATTGTCTGTGAGAGTAATGTAATGCTAACACATGCAAGCCTTAGTTATATAAATTAGATGGCAGCTAATCAACAGAAAAATTAAACCATCGTTTTAATGTATGcgtttaaatttaaaataaatttttgccCAAAGTTTAAATCAGTATTGTGAAAAGGTGCATAAGCTGAACATAAAATTTTAACATTAACCACAAACACTTCACAGTTTAATTACTTCTAATGTTAAAAGTGCCGTGGTTTTAAAATGGATAGTGCAGACATTATTCATTTCCCTCAATACTCAcattgacaatttttttttagtcttgaTATGAATATCTGCTTGTAGCTTAGgttacttttattttgacagaGTTTTGTTTCCTTGTAGGGTGTCAATGTGAAGTATAgaatataaagtgtaatcaatatgtgtaactacaaagttgactaatgtttggatatgttaatcAGGTATAATCTGGTATGTATACCCAACAgttgggttagggtttgggttgtGTTTTGAATCAGACATTTCACATCTTTCATCGTGTAACATTGTCTTTATTGTGCTTTGCTCTCCAAACCCAACTGTTTGCTTCCCAGGCTTTCTTGTTAGCCAAACTTTGTGTTTGAGACCTCCATTAATGGCGCAAGTGCTTGTCCAGGTATGAAGTTATGAATTTCCATGTACTCTGTCTGGTAAGTTACCAGATTTTAAAAACCCAAACCATTTTAAAAACCCAAACTGGTACTCTCTTCTGCAGTACTGCCGAATAGCTGTCCGATATCCAATTTTGGGCACATATTTAATTAGCTGGTCATCTGTCATACCATGGACAGAATAGCAGTCAATCTGGAAAAAAACACCATTAAATTACAACACACATGAAACATCTATTTGCCTCATTCACTCTGCTGCAATGTTAGTCGACTTTGATGCAACGAGGGGTACTGATGCGGATACAAATGCAGAAGTGTCCATTCACTGAGATCGCATGGATTGTTATAACGGATTGTTTTCTAACAAGTGAGGATCCTATCAAAAGCTGCTGTGATTATAGAGTCAGGTTTAGatatagaataaaaataataataataataataataataataataatagtattttaaatttaaacGCATACATTAAAACGATGGTTTAATTTTTCTGTTGATTAGCTGCCATCTAATTTATATAACTAAGGTTTGCATGTGTTAGCATTACATTACTCTCACAGACAATTAACGTGACAAGTAACTGAACAAATATCTATTTCAAACACCTCTCAAAATGACCGCCATTAACATGAACGCAGTGATTTAAGCAGTTAATGCTGAGACACGGCTGGAACACTGTTAATGACTAGTTGAGTAGGAGGAGACTCCAGATACAATTAGGAGGAAAGACACAATAAAAGGCCACTGTTGCTGACTGTCTCAATATTGGTGTGTGCCGTTTGGGAGCAATGGCAACTACAAGGGTAAGTTTAGCACTTGTGGGGCTTTTTCTGGTCTTCAACTATGTGAGCAGTACACCTGCATCTCCGCAAGTTGTGAAAATGCCACCTCAAGCTCCTCAGCTTCCTGGGAAGCCTACTTTGCAGCCACAGATGCCTGGCCAGGTTGTGAAATGCCAAGTGCAAGACTATGAAAGGGTTCCTTGTGGAGAACCTGGCATCAACAGTGATCAGTGCACCACTATAAACTGCTGTTTTGATGGCCAACAGTGCTATTATGGGAAGATGGGTAAGATTGGAGTTCTATCTGACTTCTGATTCTTGGTAAAAATGATTAACTGACTCCTTTTCTCTTTGGTTTTGACAGTGACTGTCCAGTGTACCCTTGATGGCCAGTTTGTGCTGGTGGTGGCCAGAGATGCAACAGTTCCCAGGATAAGCCTGGAGTCCATCAGCATGTTGGGAGGAAACACTGGACCCTGTAGTCCTGTTGACTCGAATACAGCCTTTGCTATATACCAGTTTCCTGTAACTGCTTGTGGGACGACCATGATGGTTTGTGTTTAATTGTTCCCAAATAGATGGTGTTCAATTTTAAGATGTATAGAAAGTGTGAGCTCTGCTATTCACCTCTGTCCAGGTACAAGGTGGCTATGTGGTCTATGAAAACAGGATGCTCTCTTCCTATGAGGTTGGGGTTGGACCCCGAGGAGCAATCACCAGAGACACTCACTATGAGTAAGATGACTAAAACTCGTGGCAGGGGTTTCTTTAAGGCTTTTACTGATCTATCGTTTCCTTTGTAGGCTTTACTTCCAGTGTAAATATTCAGGTGTTAGCTTGGCCACTCTGGCTATTGACCCTTCAGCCAATGCTGATCCTCCCTCCATTGTTGCTTCTGGACCACTCCAAGTAGAACTAAGACTAGGAAATGGTCGCTGTGTTGCAAAGGGGTGTGCAGAAGGTGAGAAACTTGTCTGGATATTAGCATGTAGTCTGACTTGTCAGTGGTTTGAACAGGATTTGATTTCCCCCCTCTGCCACCCAACAGATGAAGTAGCCTATACCTCGTACTACAGTGCTGCTGACTACCCTGTGACTAAGGTTCTGAGGGAACCAGTGTATGTTGAAGTGCACATTGTGAGAAGAACTGATCCAAATATTGTCCTGGTTTTGGGAGGCTGCTGGGCGACTGCTTCCCCTAACCCCTACAGCCTTCCCCAGTGGGACCTTCTGGTGAATGGGTAAGCTCTTCACAGGTCTTCTGCTTGTGTAGATTAGTGACTGTAttgaacaggaagtgatgacCTTGTGTAATCCAAAGGTGTCCATACAAAGATGACCGCTATTTGACCAAGCTGATCCCAGTTATTGGGATGTCTGGACTTGCCTACCCCACCCATTACAGACGctttgtcctgaagatgttcaCATTTGTGGATCCAGACTCTATGGCTCCAATGCATGAGATGGTAAAGGCTTGAGTTCTCTTTATGCTCTTGCACATGCTCCTGTAAATGAAATGGGTTTGACTGCTTAATTTGTCTTTCCTCAGCTCTACATCCACTGCAGTACAGCTGTATGTCTTCCAACTGCACAAGACTCTTGTGAACCCACATGTGCCAGAAGAAGTAGGTAGACCACCTTAATACTGCTTGTTCTTCATTTGACTGGCTTAtggattttctttttccctccttAGGAAGAGATGCTGCAGAAGGCTCTGCTCACACCTCAGGAATAGTGTCTAGTGGAGGAGTGATCTTTACCCAAAGCTCCTCACCTCAGTTTGCTTAAAGTTATGGagaataaagcattttttaCTTTCAAACTGACTGTTTGGCTCAAATGTCTTGTGCACAAGCTGTGTCTAGCATATCCATCTATGATGGGTTCTGTGTTGTGATCACTGGAGTAACACTTACTCTAGTGATCCTTCACATGTAATTTCAGTGTGTTCACATGGTGCTTACTCATTGCTTTAATCCAGCATGACTTGCAGATGATGGGTGGGGTCTTACTCAATTGCTTTGACTTGGTAGCATTTCTGCTAGGTAATGCTGTTTTTCTGCATAGATTGTGTTTCAGCTCCAGATAAGCTCTGTTAAGAACCCTTTAAGCTTAGTCTTCACTGTTTAAAAAGCCCCTGGGTGTTGCATAAGACACAAATGCAAATTTGGCATGACTTTGTGGCTAGAGCAAGCTTTCCATTAAGTGTAGGCCTGACTTTGGACATTGAAAAATGACTTTTGGTCCAGTTGAAATTGGCAGGCTTGGATAGGATATAACTGATGTGAAATTGATTAAAATTAGACTTGAGTTTGTCTAAAATCATCCATGTATGGAAAGGACAGGGAACTTGCCTTCCAGCTCCATGTACAGTAATATAGCCAAAATGTGAAGAGGAAGGGTGGCCTTTTCTTTAGGTCCACTATAATCCCAAGGGCTTGTTTCTGTTTAAGTGAGCCTGAATCATGCTGATTGACCTGGAACACAACTTTTACTTTTTGCAGGTCTGTCACCAGAGTATCTTTGATTTTTACTGTCTTCTCCAGGTCTGTTCTGGACTATGACTAAAACTTTATGGGCATCTTCTACAGTGTGACAGTGTTCTTAATAGACCACTGAGCTTGGTCTAAAACAGCTTCTTGCTGATTGAAGGAGGAAAAGGCATTGTCTGGAGTTATGTGTTTGTATTAGTTCAAGACAGTGTATGAATGGTCTGTTCTCAAATGTAGTCTTCATTAAGGACATGGAGGAATACCAGTCAATTCAGATAATAGTTAAACcagtcaatttaaaaaaaaaaatactctacaGCTTCAGTCATGACAAATTCCTAAaatattaattcaattaaagTGTACCATTCTTTTTATGTACTTCATCAGTCTACTGAACTAATAAAACCAACTACTAAAAGAGGTGCTATTGCCAACTGTATTTtcactctacacacagaaacaaagGGTTAAACTCTTCGTGAAAATAGTAAAGTGGGAAATATATTTTTCGGTTTCCCTCCAAATTTAGCATCGTTGTGTGCCAACTTTTAATTTGACGGAAAATTCATGTGACATGTTCACTGCAGCTAGCTTCACGTGGGTCATGTGATAACTCACGTGATCCCAGTTGCAGCTACAGAAATCTGAAGGTAAGTAAATATATAGGATATGGTGTTGTCTTTCAAGGACACGTTCGTTGTCTCATTATGGGATACTCCCCTTCCGCGTATTCCTAGGAATCCCTATTATGTTCTGCCAGCCCGTTTTTTCTGGCAGGCATAATGTTTGTGCCTGGGAGTGGCTCCTTTCTACAGTATAAGAGGAGCAGCACAAGGTCATTCTAGTATTCAAAAACCTCTCTCAGTTCACTCCAGAAGTCTGAACTACTGTTCGTATTGTCAACTGCTAACCTCCATGCTAGTTGCTGGATAATTTTCCAGGTGCTGGATTCttcagctgtttttatttttttttgcctgactCCTGTAGTTTCCACTCCAGTAGTTTCCACTACTGCATGGACTACAGCAGGTCTGCTCTGCATGCCTCGGGCTGAGACATGCCCAGGTGCCTGTCAATAGTCCAGGTTCATCTGAGCACTGTGCGTGCTTCGACATGAAGAACCTTCTCCACAGACTAGCACTCCAAGCTAGTCTGTAGGGCCAGGGTCCCCTTGTTTTAGTTAGCCCTGCTCCGGCTGCCACCCTGCAGGTATCTATTCCTGTGGAGCTGCCCACCACGGCAGCATTATCCTGGGAGTGCATGCGCCCTTCTTCCCAGCTTGCCAAGCatggatgaggatgaggaggaagcGCTCGAGTTTGAGGCAAAGGGACAATCACAATTTCTTCTTTCGCAAGAATAGGAAGATCTTGAGGGTTCCCTTTTTTGTAACTGGCACAACCCCTTTCCACAGCGGGATCCATGGAGGTGGCGAGCAGGGCACCACCCTCTCCGCTTTGCAGTGTTGATCTGCAGGATGTGTGCAAATGCGCTGCAGAGAAACACAATATTCCATGGCTGACTGTGGTAGCAGAGGCTGCAAAGTCATGCTATGATTGCAGAGAGCTAAACGGACGGTGAGACAGCTCCTCCCGATATTTCCGGAGCTCTTGGAGGAGCTGGCGGACACCTGGCAGGAGAAAGCATTCACCATTAAAATGCCCATCCAAGGGGGATCTGCTCTCAATGTGGAGGGAATGGCGAAGGATGGCCTTCACCGCATGTCTCCCATGGAACCTTTAGTGGCAGTGAATTTGCACCCGAGGCGCACGGCGGCTGCAAACCCGACGCTGCCATCCAAAGCGGACTGGTGTAGAAGATATATCAATTGTGGTAGTAATTTGATTAAGGTTAAAATGATCAGGAATGAGGTTCAGAGATACTATGTGAACTTAACCTGATCATCTAAACTGTGTTTAAGAACAGTATTACTCAGGGCATGTTTAGTATCATTTTTATCCATATTTCATGGTGAACGATGTGGTGATATAATAAATATCATGTAAGTTTAGAAAACAACCTTTACAATAAATGTTGCAATATGTGctctttctccacacacacacacacaaacacacacacacgcatacacacactctcacacactctggtTTGCATGGGAAATATTCTTCCCACCGACTCATTCTCAGGAACTTAATTAACAAATCATGCTATGTCCCCGATGCAGAAATGAACATTTCTGTAAGTTACATTTGTCTCTGTTCTATGTATGTCttcttttgtgattttgtgtaataaattcatttgttattgCTATCTTTAAATATTCAGTGGTTCTTCTGTAACAAAGTATGTTGCATTAAAAGTGGATGACTGTATTTATATGGTTATTAGAAAAAGTTTCCAAAGCTAAAGCTGTAATATCTTAGACACGTTAAAGTCGACCTATGACAAGTTAATATAAAAGGCTAATACTTACAAGCTTttgcattcatttacatttacttttatggcatttggcagatgcccttatccagagcgacttacagaagtgctttgaagtctctatcaatgaATACATCcagatactggttcactaggtcacggactaagaataccatcagtcttaTAACTCTTTTGGGAGgaaatatagtaagaaaaacacagacacttttttttaaatgaaaagtgctaatttaagttcTTCAGGAAGAGGTACAGTAGATCTTTAGACATAATTTGAAGAccaccagtgactcagctgttcataTATGAGTGAACAGCTGTTCAGAAGAGTCTTGATACATGCCTTCCTTGTATCCTGAGACATAGTGGCACCAGTCTAGCGGTGCTAGAGTTTCGGAGGGAGGATGGTGCAATgcggggtgtgataagtgatttgaagtaagtgggtgctggtccatttttggctttgtaggcaagcatcagaaTTTTAAATCTAATGCGGGCAGCTATAGGAAGCCAGAGGAGGGAGTgtagcaatggggtggtgtgggagaacttttATTGTGTCTTTCCTCCTAATTGTATCTGGAGAATCCTCCTACTCAACTAGTCATTAACAGTGTTCCAGCCGTGTCTCAGCATTAACTGCTTAAATCACTGCGTTCATGTTAATGGCGGTCATTTTGAGAGGTGTTTGAAATAGATATTTGTTCAGTTACTTGTCACGTTAATTGTCTGTGAGAGTAATGTAATGCTAACACATGCAAGCCTTAGTTATATAAATTAGATGGCAGTTAATCAACAGAAAAATTAAACCATCGTTTTAATGTatgcatttaaatttaaaatactattattattattattattattattattattattattattctatatcTAAACCTGACTCTATAATCACAGCAGCTTTTGATAGGATCCTCACTTGTTAGAAAACAATCCGTTATAACAATCCATGCGATCTCAGTGAATGGACACTTCTGCATTTGTATCCGCATCAGTACCCCTCGTTGCATCAAAGTCGACTAACATTGCAGCAGAGTGAATGAGGCAAATAGATGTTTCATGTGTGTtgtaatttaatgtttttttttttccagattgaCTGCTATTCTGTCCATGGTATGACAGATGACCAGGTAATTAAATATGTGCCCAAAATTGGAGATTGGACAGCTATTTGGCAGTACTGCAGAAGAGAGTACCAGTTTGGGTTTTTAAAATGGTTTGGGTTTTTAAAATCTGGTAACTTACCAGACAGAGTACATGGAAATTCATAACTTCATACCTGGACAAGCACTTGCGCCATTAATGGAGGTCTCAAACACAAAGTTTGGCTAACAAGAAAGCCTGGGAAGCAAACAGTTGGGTTTGGAGAGCAAAGCACAATAAAGACAATGTTACACGATGAAAGCTGTGAAATGTCTGATTCAAAACACAACATAGCATTAAATCTACCCTTAAACCTTGATAAATTGGATTTTTCAGGCAGATGTACACCGTCGAAAAGTCCTATGGTCTCTTGCTCGCTGCAGAAAGAAGTGAAGAAGGAAGTGCGCACAGATTGCAAAACTGAGAGCACAGATTACAATACTGAGAGTACAGATTGCAAAACTGAGGGAACGGAATGCacatggctgtttttttttttttttacctggcaCTAGGGGGGCTCCGTAAGACAGTCTGCAGAGGGTCCGAATTGTACatgcacaaacatgtctttatatacctctCTGAAGCAGTAACATTATCCCTAGGCGGGGCTTTCACCTTTCCTTTCTagaaacaaaccaatctccatcGCCTTAACTAATTATTCACATCCATATGATACCTTATATTTGTGGCGCATGCATAGTCTGTTGTATGTTCTTTAAAAGTCTTACCAGACCTTGGTTTTTTACTGTGTCACATAATTCACCCTGTAGTCTCATTTTGGTACTTTCCTCCTGGAATTCTTATCTCTTCTTTTGACACTGATTCGCAATCTTAGGGGGCTTAGTTTAGAAACCCAGTTGTGGAATGTGTCTAATTGATTTTTTATTGCCACAAAttgaagctgctttagacaaacacaaagcacttaatgtacacacttagaatatcACTTGTTAgaagtgttttatagttttagattatgcttgCTGTGCAGAGGTACGGACTGACTATGAATTTAGATAATGCTTCCCACAAGTAAGTCTCAACTGTTGGGTATACATACCAGATTATACCTgattaacatatccaaacattagtcaactttgtagttacacatattgattacactttatattcTATACTTCACATTGACACCCTACAAGGAAACAAAAGtctgtcaaaataaaagtaacCTAAGCTACAAGCAGATCTTCACTATCAAgactaaaaaaaatactgtcaaTGTGAGTATTGAGGGAAATGAATAATGTCTGCACTATCCATTTTAAAACCACGGCACTTTTAACATTAGAAGTAATTAAACTGTGAAGTGTTTGTGGTTAATGTTAAAATTTTATGTTCAGCTTATGCACCTTTTCACAATACTGATTTAAACTTTGggcaaaaatgtattttaaatttaaacGCATACATTAAAATGATGGTTTAATTTTTCTGTTGATTAGCTGCCATCTAATTTATATAACTAAGGCTTGCATGTGTTAGCATTACATTACTCTCACAGACAATTAACGTGACAAGTAACTGAACAAATATCTATTTCAAACACCTCTCAAAATGACCGCCATTAACATGAACGCAGTGATTTAAGCAGTTAATGCTGAGACACGGCTGGAACACTGTTAATGACTAGTTGAGTAGGAGGAGACTCCAGATACAATTAGGAGGAAAGACACAATAAAAGGCCACTGTTGCTGACTGTCTCAATATTGGTGTGTGTAGTTTGGGAGCAATGGCAACTACAAGGGTAAGTTTAGCACTTGTGGGGCTTTTTCTGGTCTTCAACTATGTGAGCAGTACACCTGCATCTCCGCAAGCTGTGAAAATGCCACCTCAAGCTCCTCAGCTTCCTGGGACGCCTACTTTGCAGCCACAGATGCCTGGCCAGGTTGTGAAATGCCAAGTGCAAGACTATGAAAGGGTTCCTTGTGGAGAACCTGGCATTAACAGTGATCAGTGCACCACTATAAACTGCTGTTTTGATGGCCAACAGTGCTATTATGGGAAGATGGGTAAGATTGGAGTTCTATCTGACTTCTGATTCTTGGTAAAAATGATTAACTGACTCCTTTTCTCTTTGGTTTTGACAGTGACTGTCCAGTGTACCCTTGATGGCCAGTTTGTGCTGGTGGTGGCCAGAGATGCAACAGTTCCCAGGATAAGCCTGGAGTCCATCAGCATGTTGGGAGGAAACACTGGACCCTGTAGTCCTGTTGACTCGAATACAGCCTTTGCTATATACCAGTTTCCTGTAACTGCTTGTGGGACGACCATGATGGTTTGTGTTTAATTGTTCCCAAATAGATGGTGTTCAATTTTAAGATGTATAGAAAGTGTGAGCTCTGCTATTCACCTCTGTCCAGGTACAAGGTGGCTATGTGGTCTATGAAAACAGGATGCTCTCTTCCTATGAAGTTGGGGTTGGACCCCGAGGAGCAATCACCAGAGACACTCACTATGAGTAAGATGACTAAAACTCGTGGCAGGGGTTTCTTTAAGGCTTTTACTGATCTATCG is a genomic window containing:
- the LOC128635294 gene encoding zona pellucida sperm-binding protein 4-like; its protein translation is MATTRVSLALVGLFLVFNYVSSTPASPQVVKMPPQAPQLPGKPTLQPQMPGQVVKCQVQDYERVPCGEPGINSDQCTTINCCFDGQQCYYGKMVTVQCTLDGQFVLVVARDATVPRISLESISMLGGNTGPCSPVDSNTAFAIYQFPVTACGTTMMVQGGYVVYENRMLSSYEVGVGPRGAITRDTHYELYFQCKYSGVSLATLAIDPSANADPPSIVASGPLQVELRLGNGRCVAKGCAEDEVAYTSYYSAADYPVTKVLREPVYVEVHIVRRTDPNIVLVLGGCWATASPNPYSLPQWDLLVNGCPYKDDRYLTKLIPVIGMSGLAYPTHYRRFVLKMFTFVDPDSMAPMHEMLYIHCSTAVCLPTAQDSCEPTCARRRRDAAEGSAHTSGIVSSGGVIFTQSSSPQFA